One genomic region from Dehalococcoidales bacterium encodes:
- a CDS encoding HigA family addiction module antitoxin: MLPNNRIATHPGKILFEEFLKPLGVIQVTFAHHIEVPLQRVNEIIRGKRGITSETTWFFSEALGTTPQFWINLQDDIELTSKRPQKSVNRLITTTK, encoded by the coding sequence ATGTTACCAAATAATAGAATAGCAACCCACCCTGGTAAAATATTATTTGAAGAATTTCTTAAACCTTTGGGAGTAATACAGGTCACTTTTGCCCATCATATCGAAGTGCCACTGCAAAGGGTAAATGAAATAATCCGGGGCAAGCGTGGCATTACTTCAGAGACAACCTGGTTCTTCTCCGAGGCGCTTGGTACAACCCCCCAGTTCTGGATAAACCTTCAAGACGACATTGAACTCACCAGTAAACGACCACAAAAAAGCGTAAACCGGTTAATCACAACCACGAAGTGA